The Pseudophaeobacter arcticus DSM 23566 genome includes a region encoding these proteins:
- a CDS encoding IclR family transcriptional regulator, giving the protein MTENQTKPTTKRQVPAVTRALAILRFLARSAAPVGVNPIARELDLIPSTCLHILRVLQEEGLVDFDSNTKRYSIGIGILPLAKSALSRNTFSTLIQPKLSGLSLMFSVTSIATQLAQPGQMVVVALSQSNMPFRLQVDLGSRFPALISATGRLFAAYNVTDETALREGFQKLVWDHPPTFEQWKEQIATARECGYAVDQGSYISGVTVVAVPVFDANRKLSRSIVAIGISERLKDKQIPKLAKAMQAIREDIEEIQIDTGS; this is encoded by the coding sequence ATGACGGAAAACCAGACTAAGCCGACAACAAAACGCCAGGTCCCCGCGGTCACACGGGCGCTTGCGATCCTTAGGTTTTTGGCCCGCTCCGCCGCCCCTGTTGGCGTCAATCCAATTGCACGGGAACTCGACTTAATCCCGAGCACCTGCCTGCATATTCTGCGTGTTCTTCAGGAAGAGGGGCTGGTAGATTTTGATTCAAACACAAAGCGTTACTCGATTGGGATCGGGATTTTGCCGCTCGCAAAATCGGCGCTGTCGCGAAACACATTCTCAACCCTGATCCAGCCCAAGTTGTCGGGGTTGTCACTGATGTTTAGCGTCACCAGCATTGCAACGCAGCTGGCGCAGCCGGGTCAAATGGTGGTGGTTGCGCTGTCACAATCCAACATGCCATTTCGGCTTCAGGTGGATCTGGGCAGCCGCTTTCCAGCCTTGATCAGCGCAACGGGGCGACTGTTTGCAGCCTATAACGTGACGGATGAAACCGCGCTGCGCGAAGGGTTCCAGAAACTCGTCTGGGACCACCCGCCCACGTTTGAGCAGTGGAAAGAGCAGATCGCGACAGCCCGGGAATGTGGCTACGCGGTGGATCAGGGCTCCTATATCTCGGGCGTGACAGTTGTCGCGGTTCCCGTCTTCGACGCCAACAGAAAGTTGAGCCGCTCCATCGTTGCCATCGGGATTTCCGAGCGCCTCAAAGACAAACAGATCCCCAAACTGGCGAAGGCAATGCAGGCCATTCGCGAAGACATTGAAGAAATACAAATCGACACTGGGAGTTAA
- a CDS encoding acyl-CoA synthetase, with translation MTRLTEFTSYEDAQKHYSKEKLWELFDGDRESFNIAHECIDRHVDGDNVALRIAHSAGEDEIITFEEISRRSAQIAHYLDAQGIKKGDRVAVMIEPSLAFYSAMFGVIKSGAVAVPMFSLFGPDGIQLRVGDCKPSVFFTNAEKAPDAIAGGAKNVTVVDQDFLEGLSDLPARYELKTAGRDLAVLQYTSGTTRALPAAVEHSHQSIVTLMVAALYATGIRPGDRFFCPSSPAWGHGLWHGTFAPLALGVSTGTFSGRFDPVRLLKGLHDFRITNLTAAATHYRMMRNSGKAESFSYFFDKLSFTGEPIDSETATYVKKVFGTKVRSMYGTTEIGVIISNYPGANDLEVRDGAMGKAVPGVEVEVQRADGSAADPGETGELMVKKRGVWFPTKDLGRVDEDGYFYHGGRADDVIISAGWTIGAVEVEDAVLSHPAVAECAVIGAPDEIRGLVVKAYIILKGAETPGLTESIQNHVRARLARHEYPRQIEFVTDLPKTPAGKVNRKILRDQEAKKLAAAE, from the coding sequence ATGACCCGCTTGACGGAATTCACGTCCTATGAGGACGCTCAAAAGCACTATTCAAAAGAGAAGCTTTGGGAGCTGTTCGACGGCGACAGGGAAAGCTTCAATATTGCGCATGAATGCATCGACCGGCACGTGGATGGCGACAACGTGGCGCTTCGAATTGCCCATTCTGCTGGCGAAGACGAGATCATCACTTTTGAGGAAATCTCACGCCGCTCTGCGCAAATCGCGCACTACCTTGATGCCCAGGGTATTAAAAAAGGTGACCGCGTCGCGGTCATGATTGAACCCTCCCTGGCATTCTACAGCGCCATGTTTGGGGTGATAAAAAGCGGCGCGGTTGCCGTGCCCATGTTCTCGCTGTTTGGTCCGGACGGGATTCAGTTGCGGGTTGGCGATTGCAAACCTTCGGTCTTTTTTACAAATGCGGAAAAGGCGCCCGATGCCATTGCCGGCGGGGCAAAAAACGTAACCGTCGTCGACCAGGACTTTCTGGAGGGGTTGAGCGATCTGCCTGCGCGCTATGAGCTAAAGACAGCAGGGCGGGACCTTGCAGTTTTGCAATATACCTCTGGGACCACGCGGGCCTTGCCGGCGGCAGTGGAACACAGCCATCAATCCATTGTGACGCTGATGGTCGCGGCGCTTTATGCAACGGGCATCCGACCCGGAGATCGCTTCTTTTGCCCGTCCTCCCCTGCATGGGGTCATGGCCTGTGGCATGGAACGTTTGCACCGTTGGCTTTGGGCGTTTCAACCGGGACATTCAGCGGCAGGTTTGACCCTGTGCGCCTGCTGAAGGGACTGCATGATTTCCGCATTACCAATCTGACGGCGGCAGCGACCCATTACAGAATGATGCGCAACTCTGGCAAAGCAGAGAGCTTTTCGTATTTCTTCGACAAGCTGAGCTTTACCGGTGAGCCGATTGACTCGGAAACCGCGACCTATGTCAAAAAGGTCTTTGGGACCAAAGTGCGCTCGATGTATGGCACCACCGAAATTGGCGTTATCATCTCGAACTATCCTGGCGCGAATGACCTTGAAGTGCGCGATGGCGCCATGGGCAAGGCTGTACCCGGCGTTGAAGTCGAAGTGCAGCGCGCGGATGGCTCTGCCGCAGATCCGGGTGAGACCGGCGAGCTGATGGTCAAAAAGCGCGGTGTGTGGTTCCCGACCAAGGACCTCGGCCGGGTAGATGAAGACGGCTACTTTTATCACGGCGGTCGCGCAGATGACGTGATCATCTCGGCTGGCTGGACCATTGGTGCTGTCGAAGTTGAAGACGCGGTTCTTAGCCACCCGGCGGTCGCCGAATGTGCTGTGATTGGTGCTCCCGATGAAATTCGCGGCCTCGTTGTGAAGGCCTACATCATCCTTAAAGGCGCAGAAACACCAGGTCTGACCGAAAGCATTCAAAACCATGTGCGCGCCAGGTTGGCGCGCCACGAATACCCCCGCCAAATCGAATTTGTCACCGATCTGCCAAAGACACCGGCAGGCAAAGTGAACCGGAAAATCCTGCGAGATCAGGAAGCGAAAAAGCTGGCTGCTGCGGAATAA
- a CDS encoding FAS1-like dehydratase domain-containing protein, whose product MNDMTRKFPKITSEGLDDLRMRIGVKIEKTVEPWCYEATRDNIRHYAHGIGDDNPLWCDPEYAKNTKYGDVIALPSFLFATNRIISGYVGGLPGVHAMWSGANWSWHKPITRNMEFRTEAVLKDLIEHETRFAGKAVQQIYHVDFYDAATGDLVADAESWCFRTDRDQARENGTKYTEAKAKGRKVWTEEELNEYYKYYEQETIRGAETRYWDDVNEGDELPTMVKGPMTATGFIAYAQGWGGLYIRANKLAWQLQQKHPSAGPKNKFGIPDCPERVHWEEEFALEVGAPGAYDYGPERTSWLTHQVTNWMGDDGFLAKSKCEVRRHNPEGDIILIRGSVVRKFEENGRYLLEIKQRAEQQDGELSAAGSAIVELPKR is encoded by the coding sequence ATGAACGACATGACACGTAAATTCCCAAAGATTACCTCTGAAGGTCTGGATGACCTGCGCATGCGGATTGGGGTAAAGATCGAAAAGACAGTCGAGCCTTGGTGCTATGAGGCGACACGGGACAATATTCGCCACTATGCGCACGGTATCGGTGATGACAATCCACTGTGGTGCGATCCCGAGTATGCCAAAAACACCAAATACGGCGATGTGATTGCGCTGCCAAGTTTCCTGTTTGCCACCAACCGGATCATCTCAGGCTATGTCGGCGGGCTGCCGGGCGTGCATGCCATGTGGTCAGGCGCCAACTGGAGCTGGCACAAGCCTATTACCCGCAACATGGAATTCCGCACCGAAGCTGTGTTGAAAGACCTGATCGAGCACGAGACCCGCTTTGCCGGGAAAGCTGTACAGCAGATCTATCACGTTGATTTCTATGACGCGGCTACCGGTGATCTGGTGGCTGATGCAGAAAGCTGGTGCTTCCGTACCGACCGTGATCAGGCGCGTGAAAACGGCACCAAATACACCGAAGCCAAAGCCAAGGGCCGTAAGGTCTGGACCGAAGAAGAGCTCAACGAATACTACAAGTATTACGAGCAGGAAACGATCCGCGGCGCCGAGACCCGCTATTGGGATGATGTGAACGAGGGCGACGAACTGCCGACCATGGTCAAAGGCCCAATGACGGCTACCGGCTTTATTGCCTACGCGCAGGGCTGGGGTGGTTTGTATATCCGCGCCAACAAGTTGGCCTGGCAGTTGCAGCAGAAACACCCCAGTGCCGGCCCCAAGAACAAGTTCGGCATCCCCGATTGCCCAGAGCGGGTGCATTGGGAAGAAGAATTCGCGTTGGAAGTTGGCGCACCGGGTGCCTATGACTACGGTCCGGAGCGGACATCCTGGCTGACCCATCAGGTCACCAACTGGATGGGCGATGACGGGTTCCTGGCCAAGTCGAAATGCGAAGTCCGTCGGCACAACCCCGAGGGTGACATCATTTTGATCCGTGGTTCGGTTGTCCGCAAATTTGAAGAAAACGGGCGTTACCTATTGGAAATCAAGCAGCGCGCAGAACAACAAGATGGCGAATTGTCAGCTGCCGGATCCGCGATCGTGGAGCTGCCAAAGCGCTAA
- a CDS encoding TRAP transporter small permease produces the protein MFEKVLTKIEDSLHVMGCLSLVAVAGLINADILLRLFFNRPVQIQFELTELYLMPVLATLSLSRVFRDGGHLALEFVPENLPGLFGMLIAKLRLLLPAAFFAAVTVMSGKFALKAIIHGDVEYGALDWPLGWAYAVIPLGCSVLVLRLLHDAFTPKVVVDT, from the coding sequence ATGTTTGAAAAGGTTTTGACCAAAATTGAGGACTCCTTACATGTTATGGGGTGTCTCAGCCTCGTCGCTGTGGCGGGTCTCATCAATGCGGATATTCTGCTCCGGCTTTTCTTTAACAGGCCGGTGCAGATACAGTTTGAATTGACCGAACTGTACCTAATGCCAGTGCTTGCAACGTTGTCCCTGTCGCGGGTTTTCCGCGATGGGGGCCACCTGGCGCTGGAATTTGTACCAGAAAACTTACCCGGACTTTTTGGAATGCTGATCGCAAAACTGCGTCTGCTTTTGCCCGCGGCCTTCTTTGCCGCTGTCACAGTGATGTCCGGTAAATTTGCTCTCAAAGCCATCATCCACGGAGATGTCGAATACGGAGCGCTCGATTGGCCGCTTGGGTGGGCCTACGCTGTGATCCCCTTGGGGTGCAGCGTTTTGGTTCTGCGGCTGCTCCATGATGCTTTCACACCGAAAGTCGTGGTTGATACCTAA
- a CDS encoding TRAP transporter substrate-binding protein, with protein sequence MTHTNKLMAVLAGAFAFTGLSVQAETLRLGDFQSTSHIVSVEGTTKWMAAVEEATNGAITFEHFPSQQAAKSKAQLDAVNNGILDAALLGAGYHADALPLNSVIGLPGFYGSAEQGTEALQAMLKEGPLRDEVLAAGVTPIFGFVLPPYQALAKDRLGLPADWAGLDVRTSGSTQAMTARALGGVGISIPGPEVYTAVERGRLDAVLFPLASVPGYKLNEVVSHISTNGSFGGYSFIMVLKTDVFEGLSAEVQTQLVELGAATASHVAQAQDASVAGLIEEWAAAGIDTYQFTEDELATISESLVAVSTDWAERLDNDKATVVLEAYRSLISD encoded by the coding sequence ATGACACACACGAACAAATTGATGGCCGTTTTGGCCGGTGCATTTGCATTCACCGGACTGTCAGTTCAGGCGGAAACCTTGCGCCTGGGGGATTTCCAATCGACCAGCCACATCGTATCGGTCGAAGGCACCACCAAGTGGATGGCCGCCGTCGAAGAGGCGACCAATGGTGCAATCACGTTTGAACATTTCCCGTCGCAACAGGCCGCCAAGTCGAAGGCGCAGCTGGATGCGGTGAATAACGGTATTCTCGATGCGGCTTTGCTAGGTGCTGGCTATCATGCTGATGCTCTGCCGCTGAACTCTGTTATTGGCTTGCCCGGATTTTATGGGTCAGCCGAACAAGGCACCGAAGCTTTGCAAGCCATGCTCAAAGAAGGCCCGCTGCGGGACGAAGTTCTGGCCGCTGGCGTGACACCGATCTTTGGCTTTGTGTTGCCTCCTTATCAGGCCCTGGCCAAGGACCGCCTTGGGCTCCCTGCCGATTGGGCTGGGCTTGATGTGCGGACATCGGGGTCTACCCAGGCGATGACGGCACGTGCTCTGGGTGGGGTCGGCATCTCGATCCCTGGTCCGGAAGTCTATACCGCAGTTGAACGGGGGCGTCTGGATGCGGTCTTGTTCCCGCTGGCCTCTGTCCCGGGCTACAAATTGAACGAAGTTGTCAGCCACATTTCCACCAATGGCTCGTTTGGCGGCTACAGCTTTATCATGGTCCTGAAGACAGATGTGTTCGAAGGGCTGTCTGCCGAAGTTCAAACACAGCTGGTTGAGTTGGGCGCGGCAACGGCGTCGCATGTTGCGCAGGCGCAGGATGCTTCGGTTGCCGGCTTGATCGAAGAATGGGCCGCTGCGGGCATCGACACCTATCAGTTCACCGAAGACGAGCTTGCGACAATTTCAGAGTCCCTGGTTGCTGTCAGCACCGATTGGGCAGAGCGCCTGGACAATGACAAAGCGACTGTAGTGCTCGAGGCTTATCGTTCACTGATCAGCGATTAG
- a CDS encoding TRAP transporter large permease has protein sequence MLTFFVLLLVLASLMAVRVPIAFAMGITGTIGLAAQLGFKPALAVLERTFFDTSSSFILVAIPLFILMAELLTAGDVTRRAIIACQSWIGHVKGGLAMATVAASVLLAALVGSSTASTAAMAASAFPEMRRHKYSDSLAAAVVSVGGTLAVVVPPSIVLVVYGVLTETSIGKLFIAGIIPGLLTAGGLAVVIKIIAHTTDQAPKGEPFVLKKAVKDSRHVIPMVLLMVAVIGAIYGGIASPSEAAALGVMGSLVIVLAQRTLKFAAFNRSVSGAIRATVMIVAIVACSAIFSNYLAFTRITHSLLEFVATTDMSREVIMGIIILALLVMGMFMDQLAILSLAMPLAFPTAMALGYDPIWFGIVVTKTVEIGLLTPPLGLNAYVAAAQTKVPLGTIFKGILPFLGMEVIVLILLMSFPEITLFLPEFMAR, from the coding sequence ATGTTAACATTTTTTGTCCTTCTCCTTGTGCTTGCCAGTCTTATGGCGGTGCGCGTCCCGATTGCCTTTGCAATGGGAATAACGGGCACGATTGGTCTAGCGGCACAACTTGGATTCAAACCAGCCTTGGCGGTGCTGGAGAGAACGTTTTTTGACACGTCATCATCCTTCATTCTGGTCGCCATTCCGCTTTTCATCCTGATGGCGGAACTGTTGACCGCGGGCGATGTGACGCGGCGGGCCATCATCGCCTGCCAGTCATGGATCGGTCACGTAAAAGGCGGGCTGGCGATGGCGACCGTTGCGGCCTCGGTGCTGCTTGCGGCCCTGGTTGGCAGTTCAACGGCATCAACTGCGGCGATGGCTGCCTCTGCTTTTCCGGAAATGCGCCGTCACAAATATTCTGACAGTTTGGCTGCCGCTGTTGTGAGTGTCGGGGGGACACTGGCCGTTGTCGTGCCGCCCTCCATCGTGTTGGTCGTCTATGGCGTGCTGACGGAAACATCGATTGGCAAACTCTTTATTGCTGGGATCATTCCAGGCTTGCTCACAGCAGGTGGTTTGGCCGTCGTGATTAAGATTATCGCCCATACAACCGACCAGGCGCCAAAGGGTGAACCCTTTGTATTGAAGAAAGCGGTGAAGGACAGCCGTCACGTCATCCCTATGGTCTTGCTCATGGTTGCAGTGATTGGGGCAATTTATGGCGGCATCGCATCCCCGTCCGAAGCGGCTGCACTGGGGGTGATGGGATCTCTCGTGATTGTCCTGGCGCAGCGCACCCTAAAGTTCGCCGCCTTCAATCGCTCCGTCAGTGGTGCGATCCGCGCGACGGTGATGATTGTGGCCATCGTTGCCTGTTCTGCGATTTTCTCGAACTACCTTGCGTTCACGCGCATCACCCACAGTTTGCTGGAATTCGTGGCGACAACGGATATGTCGCGCGAAGTCATAATGGGCATCATCATTCTGGCATTGCTGGTGATGGGAATGTTCATGGATCAGCTCGCCATTCTGTCCCTGGCCATGCCTTTGGCCTTTCCAACTGCGATGGCGCTTGGCTACGATCCCATCTGGTTTGGTATTGTGGTGACAAAAACGGTCGAGATCGGCCTTCTGACACCTCCGCTCGGGCTAAATGCCTATGTAGCAGCGGCCCAGACGAAGGTGCCGCTTGGCACGATTTTCAAGGGCATTCTGCCGTTCCTCGGGATGGAAGTCATCGTTCTGATTCTCTTGATGTCTTTCCCGGAAATCACCCTGTTCCTGCCGGAATTCATGGCGCGCTGA
- a CDS encoding carboxyl transferase domain-containing protein produces MTILQSNQQSASAEFAQNTEAMEAQYKAVAEEAARIVKGGSEASRQRHVARGKLLPRDRIAGLLDPGSPFLEVGLFAASGLYNDEVPSAGAIAGIGQVEGRDCMILCNDATVKGGTYFPMTVKKHLRAQEIAEENHLPCIYLVDSGGANLNNQDEVFPDRDHFGRIFFNQARMSAKGIAQISVVMGSCTAGGAYVPAMSDQTIIVREQGTIFLAGPPLVKVATGEIIDAETLGGGDTHTRLSGVADYLADDDQHALALAREIVSHLGPVARPSVDFKEPKEPLYPSEEVMGVVPANDKTPYDARELIARLVDGSDFAEFKPRYGTTLVTGFAHIDGVPVGIIANNGVLFSESSTKGAHFIELCCQRKIPLLFLQNITGFMVGSKYEAGGIAKDGAKLVTAVSTASVPKITVVVGGSYGAGNYGMCGRAFGPRFVWMWPNARISVMGGAQASGVLADVRRAGIEAKGGIWSDEDEAEFKQPTIDMFERQSQPLYASARLWDDGIIDPRKTREVVSLSLRAALNAPIEDTKFGLFRM; encoded by the coding sequence ATGACGATATTGCAAAGCAACCAGCAGTCGGCGTCTGCGGAGTTCGCCCAGAACACGGAAGCGATGGAGGCACAATACAAAGCGGTTGCCGAGGAAGCCGCCCGGATCGTGAAAGGTGGCTCTGAAGCCTCTCGACAGCGTCATGTGGCGCGGGGCAAACTTTTGCCGCGTGATCGGATTGCGGGATTGCTGGATCCTGGATCGCCTTTCTTGGAAGTGGGGTTGTTTGCGGCATCCGGGCTGTACAACGATGAAGTGCCGTCTGCAGGGGCGATTGCCGGGATTGGCCAGGTTGAGGGACGCGATTGCATGATCTTGTGCAATGACGCGACCGTCAAAGGTGGAACCTACTTTCCGATGACGGTGAAGAAACACCTGCGCGCCCAGGAAATTGCCGAAGAGAACCATCTGCCATGCATCTATCTGGTGGATTCCGGCGGCGCCAATCTGAACAACCAAGATGAAGTGTTCCCGGACCGCGATCACTTTGGTCGCATCTTTTTTAATCAGGCACGGATGAGCGCCAAGGGCATCGCCCAGATCTCGGTGGTGATGGGGTCCTGCACCGCTGGCGGCGCCTATGTGCCGGCGATGAGTGACCAAACCATTATCGTGCGCGAACAGGGCACCATTTTTCTAGCCGGGCCGCCCTTGGTGAAAGTGGCGACAGGCGAGATTATTGACGCCGAAACCCTGGGTGGAGGCGATACCCATACCCGGCTTTCTGGTGTTGCGGACTATCTGGCGGATGACGACCAGCATGCCCTGGCTCTGGCGCGTGAAATTGTCAGCCATCTCGGCCCGGTTGCGCGACCTTCGGTTGATTTCAAAGAGCCTAAAGAACCGCTTTACCCCTCTGAAGAGGTCATGGGCGTGGTGCCTGCGAACGACAAAACCCCCTATGACGCGCGTGAGCTTATCGCCCGGTTGGTTGATGGGTCCGATTTTGCTGAGTTCAAGCCACGCTATGGCACCACTTTGGTCACAGGCTTTGCCCATATTGACGGTGTTCCGGTTGGGATTATCGCCAACAACGGCGTTTTGTTTTCAGAGAGTTCGACCAAAGGCGCCCATTTTATCGAGCTGTGTTGTCAGCGCAAAATACCACTCCTGTTTTTGCAAAACATCACGGGCTTTATGGTTGGCTCAAAATACGAAGCAGGCGGGATTGCCAAAGACGGGGCCAAGCTGGTGACAGCCGTTTCAACCGCATCCGTCCCCAAGATCACGGTGGTTGTTGGCGGGTCCTATGGCGCCGGCAACTATGGTATGTGCGGGCGCGCCTTTGGCCCCCGGTTTGTCTGGATGTGGCCCAACGCACGGATCTCGGTGATGGGGGGGGCTCAGGCCTCAGGAGTTTTGGCCGATGTTCGCCGGGCCGGTATCGAGGCAAAAGGCGGGATCTGGTCCGACGAAGACGAAGCCGAGTTCAAGCAGCCGACGATTGATATGTTCGAGCGCCAGTCGCAGCCGCTTTATGCCTCTGCGCGGCTTTGGGACGACGGGATCATTGATCCTCGCAAGACCCGCGAAGTTGTCTCGCTGTCTCTTCGGGCCGCGCTGAACGCGCCGATCGAAGACACGAAATTTGGCCTGTTCAGGATGTGA
- a CDS encoding acetyl/propionyl/methylcrotonyl-CoA carboxylase subunit alpha, with amino-acid sequence MKKTFSKILIANRGEIACRVIRTARRMGVATVAVYSDADAASMHVAMADEAIHIGASPVSESYLVGSRIIEAALATGAEAIHPGYGFLSENPDFVDAVKAAGLIFIGPSAEAIRAMGLKDAAKDLMTKAGVPVVPGYQGANQDATFLANEAERIGYPVLIKARAGGGGKGMRKVDKASEFLDALAAAQREGQASFGDAHVLVEKFITSPRHIEVQVFGDNHGSAVHLFERDCSLQRRHQKVIEEAPAPGMTDAVRHAMTDAAVTAAKAISYSGAGTIEFIVDGSGPLREDGFWFMEMNTRLQVEHPVTEAITGVDLVEWQLLVASGAPLPMAQDALQIDGHAFEARLYAEDPTKGFLPATGKLEHLSFCAKARNDSGVQSGDSISPFYDPMIAKIITHAATREDALDGLLDALGETQVAGTATNAEFLSALAKHDGFAKGHFDTGVIERDLAALTASDPLSEEHIAFGAIAALDLDPSRRDFGFRLWGEAKHQVQFTYEGEQIERQLILCSDGSVIMSGDNTRPLKLSAVKVENAHITARSGATGAIRKAQVRVATRNAEQLVSVLFGGVVRDLLLPDPRSGSLVTSDLSDVVLAPMTGTIVGLDVAVGDRIDEGAKLGVMEAMKMETALVAPRAGTVLEVSCAVGDAVEGGSVLIRLEEQPDA; translated from the coding sequence ATGAAAAAGACTTTCTCTAAAATACTGATTGCCAATCGCGGCGAAATCGCCTGCCGCGTGATCCGCACTGCGCGCCGCATGGGCGTGGCGACGGTAGCGGTGTATTCTGATGCAGATGCCGCGTCGATGCATGTGGCCATGGCAGATGAGGCCATCCATATCGGCGCGTCCCCGGTTTCCGAAAGCTATCTTGTGGGATCGCGGATCATTGAGGCCGCGCTCGCAACCGGGGCAGAGGCGATCCATCCCGGCTATGGTTTCCTGTCGGAAAACCCCGATTTTGTGGATGCCGTCAAAGCCGCAGGTTTGATCTTTATTGGGCCCTCGGCAGAGGCAATCCGCGCGATGGGGCTAAAAGATGCCGCCAAGGATCTTATGACCAAAGCGGGTGTGCCCGTTGTCCCGGGCTACCAAGGTGCAAACCAAGACGCCACATTCCTCGCCAATGAGGCCGAAAGAATTGGCTATCCCGTGCTTATCAAAGCGCGCGCAGGTGGCGGCGGCAAGGGGATGCGCAAGGTTGATAAGGCGTCGGAGTTTCTCGACGCACTGGCCGCCGCGCAACGCGAAGGTCAGGCCTCGTTTGGCGACGCGCATGTGCTGGTCGAAAAGTTCATCACATCGCCGCGACATATCGAAGTGCAGGTGTTTGGTGACAACCACGGCAGTGCGGTGCATCTGTTTGAACGCGACTGCTCGCTTCAGCGCCGCCACCAGAAGGTGATCGAGGAAGCACCGGCGCCGGGTATGACAGATGCGGTGCGTCACGCGATGACGGATGCCGCTGTAACCGCAGCCAAGGCGATCAGCTATAGTGGTGCGGGGACCATTGAATTTATTGTCGATGGGTCCGGACCTTTGCGCGAAGACGGCTTTTGGTTCATGGAAATGAACACCCGGCTTCAGGTCGAACATCCGGTGACAGAGGCCATTACCGGGGTTGATCTGGTGGAATGGCAGTTGCTGGTCGCCTCTGGTGCGCCTCTGCCCATGGCGCAAGACGCCTTGCAGATTGACGGGCATGCTTTTGAGGCCCGCCTCTATGCAGAAGACCCAACCAAAGGCTTCCTGCCCGCAACGGGGAAGCTTGAACATCTGTCGTTCTGTGCAAAGGCGCGCAATGATTCCGGGGTACAGAGCGGGGACAGCATCAGCCCCTTCTATGACCCGATGATTGCAAAGATCATCACCCACGCCGCCACGCGGGAGGATGCCCTTGACGGGTTGCTTGACGCATTGGGGGAGACCCAGGTTGCCGGCACCGCAACCAATGCCGAATTCCTGTCGGCTCTGGCGAAACATGATGGCTTTGCAAAGGGCCATTTTGACACCGGTGTTATTGAACGGGACTTGGCCGCTTTGACCGCCAGCGATCCGCTGAGCGAAGAACATATCGCCTTTGGTGCAATTGCTGCTTTGGATCTCGACCCAAGCCGCCGGGATTTTGGTTTTCGCCTTTGGGGTGAAGCGAAGCACCAGGTTCAATTCACCTACGAGGGTGAGCAGATCGAGCGCCAACTGATCCTGTGCAGCGATGGGTCTGTCATCATGTCGGGCGACAACACCAGGCCTCTGAAACTGTCCGCAGTGAAGGTTGAGAATGCGCATATCACGGCGCGAAGCGGTGCAACAGGCGCAATACGCAAAGCCCAGGTACGGGTGGCAACGCGCAATGCGGAACAACTGGTTTCGGTCTTGTTTGGTGGCGTGGTGCGGGATCTTCTGCTTCCCGACCCGCGTTCTGGCAGCCTTGTCACCTCGGACCTGAGCGATGTTGTCTTAGCGCCAATGACAGGGACCATTGTGGGATTGGATGTCGCGGTTGGAGACCGGATTGATGAAGGCGCTAAACTGGGTGTGATGGAAGCTATGAAGATGGAGACGGCCCTCGTGGCACCGCGCGCAGGCACGGTTCTGGAGGTGAGCTGTGCGGTTGGAGACGCGGTCGAAGGCGGATCGGTTCTGATCCGTCTCGAGGAACAACCTGATGCGTGA